A single window of Rhipicephalus microplus isolate Deutch F79 chromosome 5, USDA_Rmic, whole genome shotgun sequence DNA harbors:
- the LOC119175119 gene encoding solute carrier family 25 member 32, producing the protein MNAETMSRLLKMSCECNGAHRKPASILSFLSHVKPGHLIAGVCGGLASTLAVHPFDLLKIRLAVNDGAVSSRPHYRGFLNAVATIFSQEGIVGFYRGVTPNCIGAGASWGFYFFFYNAIKSQLSLSARTEHLGPGRHMQAAAEAGILTLLMTNPIWVVKTRMCLQYNTSQLSDELRYKSTLDALRKIYRYDGVRGLYRGFIPGVFGVSHGALQFMAYEEMKKLYHHHFGAGSQLGTFEYLAFAALSKLFATTLTYPYQVVRARLQDQHKKYSSIADCISRTWRFEGYAGFYKGLVPNLLRVTPATAITFVVYENISKWLVNT; encoded by the coding sequence ATGAACGCCGAAACAATGTCCAGATTGTTGAAAATGTCGTGCGAATGCAACGGTGCCCACCGCAAACCGGCGAGTATCTTGTCGTTCCTGTCCCATGTGAAGCCGGGCCATCTGATTGCTGGAGTATGTGGTGGACTAGCTTCCACCTTGGCGGTACATCCGTTTGACTTGTTGAAGATAAGGCTCGCTGTGAATGATGGTGCGGTTTCAAGCAGACCCCATTATCGTGGGTTTCTCAACGCGGTCGCTACGATTTTCAGCCAAGAAGGCATCGTTGGATTTTACCGAGGTGTAACACCCAACTGCATCGGCGCTGGCGCCTCGTggggtttttatttcttcttctaCAACGCCATCAAGTCGCAGTTGTCATTGAGTGCTCGCACCGAACATCTCGGGCCGGGGCGACACATGCAGGCCGCCGCAGAGGCTGGCATTCTGACGCTGCTGATGACGAATCCGATCTGGGTTGTGAAGACGAGGATGTGCCTTCAGTACAACACGTCGCAACTGTCAGATGAACTTCGATACAAGAGCACGTTGGACGCCCTCAGAAAAATATACCGCTACGATGGAGTGAGGGGCCTCTATCGAGGTTTCATACCAGGCGTCTTTGGAGTGTCGCACGGTGCGCTGCAGTTCATGGCTTACGAGGAAATGAAGAAGTTATACCACCACCACTTCGGTGCCGGCAGTCAGCTAGGCACGTTTGAGTATCTCGCCTTTGCCGCCCTCTCGAAACTTTTCGCGACCACGTTGACGTACCCTTATCAGGTAGTGAGGGCGAGACTGCAGGATCAGCACAAGAAGTACTCCAGCATCGCCGACTGCATATCAAGGACTTGGCGATTTGAAGGCTACGCGGGTTTTTACAAGGGCCTAGTTCCGAACTTACTCCGCGTCACTCCGGCTACTGCTATCACATTTGTGGTGTACGAGAACATCTCCAAGTGGCTTGTCAACACTTAA